The Agromyces mangrovi genome contains a region encoding:
- a CDS encoding maltokinase N-terminal cap-like domain-containing protein — protein sequence MDVGAGVPGAPNDALSEETLRRLAAWIASRRWYGGTASVPRLRPIGSYELPTEAPGVAAHALLVMDDAPSPPVLYQIPVTLRRTPADIDPEHLIGALDDGTLVYDGPYDPVFARALLDLLLGRSAAHADGVEAVGRPAVTDAAGRVDPGALATRVLTGEQSNTSIIYEPAEPGSARPVICKVYRRLHHGENPDVTLPTALAEAGSPHVPASVGALVGTWDDVGRDSGRATGHIAFAQEFLPGVEDAWRVALLAAAAGESFAAPARELGVATADVHASLALAFGTRRASREHDLGSVHAWHRRLTTALREVPAITPHRAAIEAVYARAEDAAWPPMQRIHGDLHLGQVVAAPGRAWMLLDFEGEPLRPMHERTGDDLALRDVAGMLRSFDYVTGSIAQSRGGAPDDDLREWTSVARRAFLDGYAEVAGADPAEQRDLLAALELDKAVYEAIYETRTRPDWVGIPLAAIARLLAGEAAG from the coding sequence ATGGACGTGGGGGCGGGGGTTCCGGGGGCGCCGAACGACGCGCTCTCGGAGGAGACCCTGCGGCGGCTCGCCGCGTGGATCGCGAGCCGGCGCTGGTACGGCGGCACCGCGAGCGTGCCCCGGCTCCGCCCGATCGGATCGTACGAGCTGCCGACCGAGGCGCCGGGCGTCGCGGCGCACGCGCTGCTCGTCATGGACGACGCGCCGAGCCCGCCGGTGCTGTACCAGATTCCGGTCACGCTGCGCCGGACGCCCGCCGACATCGACCCCGAGCACCTCATCGGCGCGCTCGACGACGGCACGCTCGTCTACGACGGACCGTACGATCCCGTGTTCGCCCGCGCGCTGCTCGACCTCCTGCTCGGCCGCTCGGCGGCGCACGCCGACGGCGTCGAGGCGGTCGGCCGACCCGCGGTGACGGATGCCGCGGGGCGGGTCGACCCCGGGGCGCTCGCCACTCGCGTGCTCACGGGCGAGCAGTCGAACACGTCGATCATCTACGAGCCCGCCGAACCCGGCAGCGCGCGGCCGGTGATCTGCAAGGTCTACCGCCGGCTGCACCACGGCGAGAACCCGGATGTCACGCTGCCGACGGCACTCGCCGAGGCGGGCTCGCCGCACGTTCCCGCGAGCGTCGGGGCGCTCGTCGGCACGTGGGACGACGTGGGGCGTGACTCGGGGCGGGCCACGGGCCACATCGCGTTCGCGCAGGAGTTCCTGCCCGGAGTCGAGGATGCCTGGCGGGTCGCGCTGCTCGCGGCTGCGGCGGGCGAGTCGTTCGCGGCGCCGGCACGCGAGCTCGGCGTCGCGACCGCCGACGTGCACGCGAGCCTCGCGCTCGCGTTCGGCACGCGCCGGGCGAGCCGGGAGCACGACCTCGGCAGCGTCCACGCGTGGCACCGGCGGCTCACCACTGCACTGCGCGAGGTGCCCGCGATCACGCCCCACCGCGCGGCGATCGAGGCGGTCTACGCACGTGCCGAGGACGCGGCCTGGCCGCCCATGCAGCGCATCCACGGCGACCTGCACCTTGGCCAGGTGGTGGCCGCGCCCGGCCGGGCGTGGATGCTGCTCGACTTCGAGGGCGAGCCGCTGCGGCCGATGCACGAGCGCACGGGCGACGACCTCGCGCTGCGCGACGTGGCCGGCATGCTGCGCTCGTTCGACTACGTCACGGGATCGATCGCGCAGTCGCGAGGCGGCGCCCCCGACGACGACCTGCGCGAGTGGACGAGCGTGGCCCGGCGCGCGTTCCTCGACGGCTACGCGGAGGTCGCGGGCGCCGACCCCGCGGAGCAGCGCGACCTGCTGGCCGCACTCGAGCTCGACAAGGCCGTGTACGAGGCGATCTACGAGACCCGCACGCGCCCCGACTGGGTCGGCATCCCCCTCGCGGCGATCGCGCGACTGCTGGCCGGCGAGGCCGCAGGCTGA
- a CDS encoding histidine phosphatase family protein — protein sequence MTRIVFVRHGETEWNRARLLQGRTDIPLNDHGRRQAAAAAQLLADRPAEAIVTSPLGRAVETGRIVAEHAGLELLGTHDDLVERDFGEAEGWLVPEARERWGHEYPGAEPDAALAARGRAAVEHLAAHHDAVIAVAHGTFIRAAVDSVTDGALDRLGNGDVVLIERVDDAWRVEVRANPIPASPEADPAEVAAVRADASARVA from the coding sequence ATGACCCGCATCGTCTTCGTGCGCCACGGCGAGACCGAGTGGAACCGCGCCCGCCTGCTGCAGGGCCGCACCGACATCCCGCTGAACGACCACGGGCGCCGCCAGGCCGCGGCCGCCGCACAGCTGCTCGCCGACCGACCCGCCGAGGCCATCGTGACCTCGCCGCTCGGGCGCGCCGTCGAGACCGGACGCATCGTCGCCGAGCACGCGGGCCTCGAGCTGCTCGGCACCCACGACGACCTGGTCGAGCGCGACTTCGGCGAGGCCGAGGGCTGGCTGGTGCCCGAGGCACGCGAGCGCTGGGGCCACGAGTACCCGGGCGCCGAGCCGGATGCCGCGCTGGCGGCGCGCGGTCGTGCCGCGGTCGAGCACCTCGCAGCCCACCACGACGCGGTCATCGCGGTCGCGCACGGCACGTTCATCCGCGCCGCGGTCGATTCGGTGACGGATGGCGCCCTCGACCGCCTCGGCAACGGCGACGTCGTGCTGATCGAGCGCGTCGACGACGCGTGGCGGGTCGAGGTGCGCGCCAACCCGATCCCCGCGTCGCCCGAGGCCGACCCCGCCGAGGTCGCGGCGGTTCGAGCGGACGCATCGGCCCGCGTCGCCTGA
- a CDS encoding DUF4956 domain-containing protein: MQQLLAIAIDLVAITVLALGIYFPRHRRRDLVVAYIGVNVGVVAVSMVLGSAAIGAGLGLGLFGVLSIIRLRSREIEQHEVAYYFASLALGLIAGLGSSLGWVAAALMGLVIAAMFLGDHSRLLSRYRQQTVVLDRAVSDASELRAALEDLLGGRVHGADVKRLDLVNDTTVVDVRYEVGRAGRAPGRDERDRRTGGTADAAGATDAAFDGDRAAFAEVRS, encoded by the coding sequence GTGCAACAGCTCCTCGCCATCGCGATCGACCTCGTCGCGATCACCGTCCTCGCCCTCGGCATCTACTTCCCACGCCACCGCCGGCGCGACCTCGTCGTCGCGTACATCGGCGTGAACGTCGGGGTGGTCGCGGTGTCGATGGTGCTCGGCTCGGCGGCGATCGGCGCCGGCCTCGGGCTCGGGCTGTTCGGCGTGCTCTCGATCATCCGGCTCCGCTCGCGCGAGATCGAGCAGCACGAGGTCGCGTACTACTTCGCCTCGCTCGCCCTCGGCCTCATCGCCGGCCTCGGCAGCTCGCTCGGGTGGGTCGCGGCCGCGCTGATGGGCCTCGTCATCGCCGCGATGTTCCTCGGCGACCACTCGCGCCTGCTGTCGCGGTACCGCCAGCAGACGGTCGTGCTCGATCGGGCGGTATCGGATGCCTCCGAGCTGCGCGCCGCCCTCGAGGACCTGCTCGGCGGGCGGGTGCACGGCGCCGACGTGAAGCGCCTCGACCTGGTCAACGACACCACCGTGGTCGACGTGCGGTACGAGGTCGGTCGTGCCGGGCGCGCGCCGGGGCGCGACGAGCGCGACCGCCGCACCGGCGGCACCGCGGACGCCGCCGGCGCCACCGATGCCGCATTCGACGGCGACCGGGCCGCGTTCGCCGAGGTGCGGTCATGA
- a CDS encoding oxygenase MpaB family protein, whose amino-acid sequence MTVEQERQRVAQTAGAAIGRVAATVVGAARDASIFMPVPSRPAWQRRVWARRDPDFSDALMWVSLLAGRANVIMQLARPGVGHGVAESRVESGRADLHPVKRARTTFTYLAVAYRGTDAQKAVYRRAVDGSHRQVRSTLESPVKYNAFDRDLQLWVAACLYKGGVDVWHQFIGPMDEVTAEAHYRAGAVLGTTLQVHPDQWPEDLAAFERYWNESLDRVHIDDAVRTYLNDLVVKVDLPKLVRDPINDFALLLATGFLPQRFRDEMRWSWNDDRQRRFDRVLAVCSAIVALSPRPLREFPFNLLLLDLDRRVRKGIPLV is encoded by the coding sequence ATGACGGTGGAGCAGGAGCGTCAGCGGGTGGCGCAGACGGCCGGGGCCGCGATCGGCCGGGTGGCGGCGACCGTGGTCGGCGCCGCGCGCGACGCGAGCATCTTCATGCCGGTGCCTTCCCGGCCCGCGTGGCAGCGCCGCGTCTGGGCGCGCCGCGACCCCGACTTCTCCGACGCCCTCATGTGGGTCAGCCTGCTCGCGGGCCGTGCGAACGTCATCATGCAGCTCGCGCGGCCGGGCGTCGGTCACGGCGTCGCCGAGAGCCGCGTCGAGAGCGGCCGGGCCGACCTGCATCCGGTCAAGCGCGCCCGCACCACGTTCACGTACCTCGCCGTGGCCTACCGGGGCACCGACGCACAGAAGGCCGTGTATCGGCGCGCGGTCGACGGGTCGCACCGCCAGGTGCGCTCGACCCTCGAGAGCCCGGTGAAGTACAACGCGTTCGACCGCGACCTCCAGCTCTGGGTCGCCGCCTGCCTCTACAAGGGCGGCGTCGACGTGTGGCACCAGTTCATCGGGCCGATGGACGAGGTCACCGCCGAGGCGCACTACCGCGCAGGCGCGGTACTCGGCACGACCCTGCAGGTGCATCCCGACCAGTGGCCGGAGGACCTGGCTGCGTTCGAGCGGTACTGGAACGAGTCGCTCGACCGCGTGCACATCGACGACGCGGTGCGCACCTACCTGAACGACCTCGTGGTGAAGGTCGACCTGCCGAAGCTCGTGCGCGACCCGATCAACGACTTCGCGCTGCTGCTCGCGACCGGGTTCCTTCCACAGCGGTTCCGCGACGAGATGCGCTGGAGCTGGAACGACGACCGGCAGCGGCGCTTCGACCGCGTGCTCGCGGTGTGCAGCGCGATCGTCGCGCTCTCGCCCCGGCCGCTGCGCGAGTTCCCGTTCAACCTGCTGCTGCTCGACCTCGACCGGCGCGTGCGGAAGGGCATCCCGCTGGTCTGA
- a CDS encoding aromatic ring-opening dioxygenase LigA: MTTTLSPVRRTTARVLSIIAIAIGAVFVTAGAVAWSAVSTQLADEQIVVAEDAAFLGGEPVAGPLTAYAQADIINHHALEASGGLTYAELDRDDPVRATMMNASFLRASLFTSVVSFGVALFAVGTGVVTILLGSAGLLVTPAPAKVEEAEGREAVTA; encoded by the coding sequence ATGACCACCACCCTCAGCCCGGTCCGCCGCACGACGGCCCGAGTCCTCAGCATCATCGCCATCGCGATCGGCGCCGTCTTCGTCACCGCGGGCGCGGTCGCCTGGTCGGCCGTCAGCACCCAGCTGGCCGACGAGCAGATCGTCGTCGCCGAGGACGCCGCCTTCCTCGGCGGGGAGCCGGTCGCCGGCCCGCTCACGGCGTACGCGCAGGCCGACATCATCAACCACCACGCCCTCGAGGCGAGCGGCGGCCTCACCTACGCCGAGCTCGACCGCGACGACCCGGTGCGCGCCACCATGATGAACGCCTCGTTCCTGCGGGCGTCGCTGTTCACCTCGGTCGTCTCGTTCGGCGTCGCGCTCTTCGCCGTCGGCACCGGCGTCGTGACCATCCTGCTCGGCAGCGCAGGCCTCCTGGTCACCCCGGCCCCCGCGAAGGTCGAGGAGGCGGAGGGCCGCGAGGCCGTCACCGCCTGA
- a CDS encoding VTC domain-containing protein — protein sequence MTAADVRTRPVATALRPISLDELNAAAALQTRVDRKYALRRDALAPVLAGLDRDARVLEIDGERRSRYESVYFDTPDLTSYMLAARGRRRRFKVRTRSYVDVGTSFLEVKTRGGRSVTVKDRIAYDDADTTELTEEGAAYTASVFAEVGIDAPGRPLEPVLTTTYRRTTLLLADGASRATVDVDLAWIDHGDHQHFARRLELPDLVIVETKSVGGAGELDRLLWANGHRPTPVSKFGTGLAALRPALPRNKWSRVLRRHFDHVPARPTHAPSRRTRRPAFRIAR from the coding sequence ATGACCGCCGCCGACGTGCGGACCCGCCCGGTTGCGACGGCCCTCCGCCCCATCTCGCTCGACGAGCTCAACGCCGCCGCCGCGCTGCAGACCCGCGTCGACCGCAAGTACGCCCTGCGTCGCGACGCGCTCGCCCCGGTGCTGGCCGGGCTCGACCGCGACGCGCGCGTGCTCGAGATCGACGGCGAGCGCCGCAGCCGCTACGAGTCGGTGTACTTCGACACCCCCGACCTGACGAGCTACATGCTCGCGGCGCGCGGGCGGCGACGCCGGTTCAAGGTGCGCACCCGCAGCTACGTCGACGTCGGCACGAGCTTCCTCGAGGTGAAGACGCGCGGCGGGCGCAGCGTCACCGTCAAGGACCGCATCGCCTACGACGATGCCGACACCACGGAGCTGACCGAGGAGGGCGCCGCCTACACCGCATCCGTCTTCGCCGAGGTCGGCATCGACGCACCGGGCCGCCCGCTCGAGCCCGTGCTCACCACCACGTACCGACGCACCACGCTGCTGCTCGCCGACGGCGCCTCCCGCGCGACCGTCGACGTCGATCTCGCCTGGATCGACCACGGCGACCACCAGCACTTCGCGCGTCGCCTCGAGCTGCCCGACCTGGTGATCGTCGAGACGAAGTCCGTCGGTGGCGCAGGTGAGCTCGACCGCCTGCTCTGGGCGAACGGGCACCGACCGACACCCGTCTCGAAGTTCGGCACCGGACTCGCCGCCCTGCGGCCCGCGCTCCCCCGCAACAAGTGGTCGCGCGTGCTGCGCCGCCACTTCGACCACGTTCCCGCCCGACCGACCCACGCACCCTCGAGGAGGACCCGTCGCCCGGCCTTCAGGATCGCCCGGTAG